A window of the Desulforapulum autotrophicum HRM2 genome harbors these coding sequences:
- a CDS encoding RecQ family ATP-dependent DNA helicase, translating into MAEPVLDTDLPGKDVKPVEEWVSRIFGKFKHVLIIDFEAVPKGDVFHVGAVFNGSTFERKGIKDTRAALGQLSEFSSGADYILGHNIINHDLVLAKEAFPDAPILRLPVIDTLYLSPLAFPENPYHKLIKDYKLIKNSKNNPVADAHLTWAVFEDQVTAFSVLNQEDPGLISFYAFAFEPFCSKNPGMGMTGIFDLFHALSESVPDTDRARQIFLAICREKICSTAFETVWEEFCHDPQKRPVLAYVLSWLRVSGGNSIIPPWVRHEFPGISDIITRLRYACGSSNCACCRANNDAEKLLKRYFGFDQYRRLPDGRKLQQEIIEANLGGHPLLGILPTGGGKSICYQIPALHRYHRTGELSVVISPLKALMKDQVDNLNKTCGMEVAGAINGSLTLPERGDVMEKVRLGDIGILYISPEQLRNFSVAELISSREVGCWIFDEAHCLSKWGHDFRPDYLNVADFIVEHNKQAQCPPLIAAFTATAKKDVVEEISTHFAEKLGIDMVCFISEVQRENLNFQVWPVTTAEKHDVIFNCLKESLSDTSSGAIVYCASRKKTEVLSRFLNERGIESYPFHAGRSEPDKRNTQDDFVAGKISVICATNAFGMGIDKKDIRLVIHADIPGSLENYLQEAGRAGRDTAPADCILLYEQEDIENQFSLNAYSKLSLKDIKKILAVLKKRGAKTPEIVITPGEIMRLIGYSDSVEDDGRARIGVSWLERKGFLKRSFNQTLFFNGKPLVRDMEAAEEKIAALNLSQMTASVFRTILLTLFNADKDSILSADVICANLGKIENLPEEYLDPRFVIGLLSQMADVGLIKEGALMTAFVRPRGQGSSSRLLEAVMEIETQMLALMAELSPDAGISPDTADVIHLRLMSQRLKDKGFDQVNTDVVGRLLKALAGDRGESQAKSLKIAGRKGAEQQMVYVKFPWQEIRQRMQLRHNCSRLCLATIISALEKPLQHGQAQVMSEFFLSHITREMQSDVFLSGYRGDHRTLIEQSLLFMHDMKVITLQNGLGVFRQAMNLTLLPESLKRQYTQGDYEPLSHHYAQKNVQVHVMEKYARLGLEKIKTALGFVSDYFSSSYDTFIQQYFPREKTLIQTAMTAEAYKKIIQSLEDHTQEAIVAASPEKNILVLAGPGSGKTRTIVHRCAWLIKAKSIDPASILVLCFNHQAMIELRKRIRALTGRSANAVTAMTYHGFAMRLTGRSFLAKQTGPASGKKTMGFDAIIDEAVEMLNGEREIVGIDQSETRQILLAQYRYLLVDEYQEIDDRQYRFISALTGRLEQDRDTRISIMAVGDDDQSIYGFRNANLRFIKQFQQDYGAKTVYLVENYRSAYPIVQASNAFIALNKNRMKTDWPCRINGKRRSQEHEAHTIKTHELVQVVQVKDIASQAVFVAQKIKQLMADNPEMDYNDVAVVARKGMAYPSLVSLRMALAREGIPFCHSIKSGAGFPLFRIREIQVFLQYLENHKNESRTPLDLRQAVLDQFKQKNPWTDQIGQILESWCAVNSDMEISIDRARAFFLETLLEEKREHKTGTGVFLGTAHSVKGMEFPFVFILDGDWTQKNIEEERRLFYVAMTRAMKAVHVTRIQGSPNPHVSFLEQHDFAHVTRAEPLAIPGFNEYLTVSILGMEDLFLSYAGLFARNHPIHGALSALTPMESVILKEKNDQVFIENTRHQTIARLSNRGTAKWQGRTQTILHARVLGIINRKQTDGQDYDGKHEKIDSWELPIIEILHKKHI; encoded by the coding sequence ATGGCTGAACCTGTCTTGGATACAGATCTTCCGGGTAAGGATGTCAAACCGGTTGAGGAGTGGGTCAGCCGGATCTTCGGGAAGTTTAAGCACGTCCTTATCATCGATTTTGAAGCGGTTCCCAAAGGGGATGTATTCCATGTTGGTGCAGTCTTTAACGGCAGCACCTTTGAAAGAAAAGGCATCAAGGATACCCGGGCTGCCCTGGGGCAATTGTCAGAGTTTTCATCCGGGGCCGACTATATCCTGGGGCACAATATCATCAATCATGACCTTGTGCTTGCAAAAGAAGCGTTCCCGGACGCGCCGATTTTGCGTCTGCCGGTCATTGATACCCTTTATCTGTCCCCCCTGGCATTTCCGGAAAATCCCTATCACAAACTGATAAAAGATTACAAATTGATCAAGAACAGCAAGAATAACCCGGTGGCAGACGCCCATCTGACCTGGGCTGTGTTTGAAGATCAGGTGACGGCCTTTTCTGTGTTAAACCAGGAAGATCCTGGATTGATCTCATTTTATGCCTTTGCTTTTGAACCATTTTGTTCCAAAAATCCAGGCATGGGGATGACTGGCATTTTTGATCTGTTCCACGCCTTGTCCGAATCTGTTCCAGACACGGACAGGGCCAGACAGATATTCCTGGCGATATGCCGGGAAAAAATATGTTCAACCGCCTTTGAAACGGTCTGGGAGGAATTCTGCCATGATCCCCAAAAGAGACCTGTTCTTGCCTATGTCCTGTCCTGGCTCAGGGTGTCCGGCGGCAATTCCATCATCCCTCCCTGGGTGCGACACGAATTTCCTGGGATTTCCGACATCATCACCCGGCTTCGGTATGCCTGTGGCAGCAGCAACTGCGCCTGTTGCAGGGCGAATAATGACGCTGAAAAGCTCCTAAAGCGTTACTTTGGGTTTGACCAATACCGCAGGCTGCCCGACGGTCGGAAACTCCAGCAGGAAATCATTGAGGCAAACCTTGGGGGTCACCCTTTGCTGGGCATTCTGCCCACGGGCGGCGGGAAATCCATCTGCTATCAGATTCCAGCCCTTCACCGGTACCACAGGACCGGTGAACTCAGCGTTGTGATCTCACCGCTCAAGGCGCTGATGAAAGATCAGGTGGACAACCTGAACAAGACCTGCGGCATGGAGGTGGCCGGTGCCATCAACGGCAGCCTTACCCTTCCTGAACGGGGGGATGTCATGGAAAAGGTAAGGCTGGGTGATATCGGTATCTTATATATTTCTCCTGAGCAATTGCGCAATTTCAGCGTGGCAGAATTGATCAGTTCAAGGGAGGTGGGATGCTGGATCTTTGATGAGGCCCACTGCCTTTCCAAATGGGGCCATGATTTCAGGCCGGATTATCTCAATGTTGCCGATTTTATTGTGGAACACAACAAACAGGCCCAATGCCCTCCCCTTATTGCTGCATTTACGGCAACCGCAAAAAAGGATGTGGTTGAAGAAATCTCTACCCATTTTGCTGAAAAGCTTGGCATTGATATGGTTTGCTTTATCAGTGAAGTCCAGAGGGAGAACTTGAATTTTCAGGTATGGCCGGTGACAACGGCTGAAAAGCATGATGTGATTTTCAATTGTCTTAAAGAGAGTCTCTCTGACACGAGCAGTGGTGCCATTGTATATTGTGCCAGCAGAAAAAAAACAGAAGTGCTCAGTCGTTTTTTAAATGAAAGAGGAATTGAATCTTACCCATTCCATGCAGGGCGAAGCGAGCCGGACAAACGAAATACCCAGGATGATTTTGTAGCCGGGAAGATTTCTGTGATTTGTGCGACCAATGCCTTTGGCATGGGCATCGACAAAAAGGATATTCGCCTGGTCATCCATGCCGATATTCCCGGATCCCTTGAAAACTACCTCCAGGAGGCGGGTCGGGCCGGGAGGGATACAGCCCCTGCAGACTGCATTCTCCTGTACGAACAGGAAGATATTGAAAACCAGTTTTCATTAAATGCCTATTCAAAACTTTCGTTAAAGGACATCAAAAAAATCCTGGCTGTGCTGAAAAAAAGAGGGGCAAAAACCCCGGAGATAGTCATCACTCCCGGGGAAATCATGCGCCTGATCGGTTATTCCGACTCTGTCGAGGATGACGGCCGGGCAAGAATCGGCGTCAGCTGGCTAGAGCGAAAGGGCTTTTTAAAGCGCTCGTTCAACCAGACACTCTTTTTCAACGGCAAACCCCTTGTCAGGGACATGGAGGCAGCTGAAGAGAAGATCGCGGCATTGAACCTCTCCCAAATGACGGCAAGTGTGTTCCGAACGATTCTGCTTACCCTGTTCAATGCAGACAAGGACTCCATATTATCTGCCGATGTTATCTGTGCAAATCTGGGAAAAATCGAAAATCTGCCCGAAGAATATTTGGATCCACGGTTTGTGATCGGGCTTTTATCCCAGATGGCGGACGTTGGACTGATCAAGGAAGGGGCCCTCATGACCGCCTTTGTCCGGCCTAGGGGACAGGGCAGCTCATCCAGACTGCTCGAGGCCGTTATGGAGATTGAAACCCAGATGCTCGCGCTGATGGCTGAACTCTCTCCTGATGCAGGAATCTCTCCTGACACGGCCGATGTCATTCATCTCAGGCTGATGTCCCAGCGACTCAAGGACAAGGGGTTTGACCAGGTAAATACCGATGTTGTGGGCAGACTATTAAAGGCCCTTGCCGGTGACCGGGGAGAAAGTCAGGCAAAGAGTTTAAAAATAGCCGGCAGAAAAGGGGCTGAGCAGCAGATGGTGTATGTGAAATTTCCCTGGCAGGAGATCCGACAACGAATGCAGCTGCGCCACAATTGTTCAAGACTCTGCCTTGCAACAATTATTTCAGCCCTGGAAAAACCGCTGCAGCATGGCCAGGCCCAGGTGATGTCCGAATTTTTTCTTTCCCACATCACCCGGGAGATGCAGTCCGATGTTTTTCTTTCCGGATACAGGGGCGATCACAGGACGCTGATTGAACAAAGTCTTTTGTTCATGCATGACATGAAGGTGATTACCCTGCAGAACGGCCTGGGGGTGTTCCGCCAGGCCATGAACCTGACCCTTCTTCCTGAAAGCCTTAAAAGACAATATACCCAGGGCGATTATGAACCCCTGTCCCACCACTATGCCCAGAAAAACGTGCAGGTTCATGTGATGGAAAAATATGCCCGCCTGGGCCTTGAAAAGATCAAAACCGCCCTGGGGTTTGTCAGTGATTATTTTTCATCCTCCTATGATACCTTTATCCAGCAATATTTCCCCAGGGAGAAAACCCTGATTCAAACGGCCATGACCGCAGAGGCGTATAAAAAAATCATCCAGTCCCTTGAAGATCATACCCAGGAAGCCATTGTTGCAGCGTCCCCTGAAAAAAATATACTGGTCCTGGCCGGACCCGGCTCGGGCAAGACCCGAACCATTGTTCATCGTTGTGCCTGGCTGATCAAGGCCAAATCCATTGACCCCGCTTCCATCCTTGTGCTCTGTTTCAACCACCAGGCCATGATTGAGCTTCGAAAAAGAATCCGGGCCCTGACCGGCAGGAGCGCAAATGCGGTAACGGCAATGACCTACCACGGGTTTGCCATGCGCCTGACCGGCCGGTCTTTCCTGGCCAAACAGACAGGCCCTGCATCAGGGAAAAAAACCATGGGTTTTGATGCCATCATTGACGAAGCGGTTGAGATGTTAAACGGAGAGCGGGAAATCGTTGGAATTGATCAATCTGAGACAAGGCAGATTCTGCTGGCACAATACCGCTATCTCCTTGTGGATGAATACCAGGAAATTGATGATCGACAATACCGGTTTATCTCGGCCTTGACCGGCCGTCTTGAACAGGACCGGGATACGAGAATTTCCATCATGGCGGTGGGGGATGATGACCAGAGCATTTATGGATTTAGAAATGCCAACCTGCGTTTCATCAAGCAATTCCAGCAGGACTATGGGGCAAAAACCGTTTATCTGGTGGAAAATTACAGGTCTGCCTATCCGATCGTTCAGGCCTCAAACGCATTTATCGCTTTAAATAAAAACCGGATGAAAACAGACTGGCCCTGCCGGATCAATGGAAAAAGAAGATCCCAAGAACACGAAGCCCACACGATCAAAACCCATGAACTGGTCCAGGTGGTCCAGGTTAAAGATATCGCCTCCCAGGCGGTGTTTGTTGCCCAAAAGATCAAGCAACTCATGGCGGACAATCCTGAAATGGATTACAATGATGTCGCAGTTGTCGCCCGTAAGGGCATGGCCTATCCGTCGTTGGTGTCCCTCAGGATGGCCCTTGCCAGAGAAGGGATACCCTTTTGCCATTCGATCAAAAGTGGTGCGGGATTTCCATTATTCAGAATAAGAGAGATCCAGGTGTTTCTCCAATACCTGGAGAATCATAAAAACGAGAGCAGGACACCCCTTGACCTCAGGCAGGCGGTTCTGGATCAGTTCAAACAGAAAAATCCATGGACGGATCAGATCGGGCAGATTCTCGAATCATGGTGCGCTGTCAATTCGGACATGGAAATATCCATTGACCGCGCCAGGGCTTTTTTCCTTGAAACCCTTTTGGAAGAAAAGCGGGAGCACAAGACCGGGACCGGTGTTTTCCTGGGTACGGCCCACAGTGTAAAGGGTATGGAATTTCCCTTTGTATTTATTCTGGACGGCGATTGGACACAAAAGAATATTGAAGAAGAGCGGCGATTGTTTTACGTGGCCATGACACGGGCCATGAAGGCCGTCCATGTCACAAGGATTCAAGGCTCCCCAAATCCCCATGTGTCGTTTCTGGAACAACATGACTTTGCCCATGTCACAAGGGCAGAACCGTTGGCGATCCCTGGATTTAACGAATATTTAACCGTTTCGATCCTGGGGATGGAAGATCTTTTCCTGTCCTATGCCGGTTTGTTCGCCCGGAACCATCCGATCCATGGGGCGCTTTCGGCCCTCACCCCCATGGAAAGCGTCATTCTCAAAGAAAAAAACGATCAGGTTTTTATTGAAAACACCCGCCATCAAACCATTGCAAGGCTTTCGAACAGGGGAACGGCCAAATGGCAGGGGCGCACCCAAACCATCCTCCATGCCCGGGTGCTTGGCATTATCAATCGCAAACAGACAGATGGGCAGGATTATGATGGCAAACATGAAAAAATCGATTCATGGGAACTTCCGATTATTGAGATCCTTCACAAAAAACATATATAG